The following proteins come from a genomic window of Theileria equi strain WA chromosome 2 map unlocalized gcontig_1105316255037, whole genome shotgun sequence:
- a CDS encoding conserved hypothetical protein (encoded by transcript BEWA_040960A) — protein sequence MKGLGVFSPSSATSRYVLVASGICETSGNGTPKSECNDVSLSLLEFNITERAAQSTDPFTPFDNTANYNNFGGDTPFSVHGNDFGSYVGSVSSNGIADFSVLHSLPLCVPEGNVTTLKWIDDGLLAAGSTLGDVFMLDGHLIVDGTAPEALSTIKVCNVAISCLGYNSKTNMLGVAGVDGQISVCNLVDLANPSVMDISYGKWKVGLVTGLSWNNRLGHILATSGAALSPNDSSGLVVWDLKARKPASSFRDPNGRVNPIAIDWVPEQPTQLVVGYGDDNAPALQLWDLRNCAAPVKEVKGHTRGLTDLKFSPHDSSLLLTSGKDDCTKCWNMNSANGPFELVSTIQTEALSHHCRVEWHPHVPGLFVAQSTDGENSIHHIFSDSLAESYVPVWVKRKRGVISGFAGSISTWASTGDIQCYTLGAQFDDETSEILDNSLNVLQELQDPSAFQDVCREKIDESSSEFDSLTWSVLQALYNNDMPSLISLLGYETSVHQEEEVTESEEDEQEATADDDDVEEFFNSLTVKQEEAQVELEPQPAPKDTSVTWGSDELKKSLVVGNYKEAAEACLRDGKITEALLLAYVGGPDLCYHITNSIVDKSNDPFVRTIFLIMQGDILNLVENSDLSAWKETLCYLCTYSNTLPNFKELCNALGDRLSQSKDKNHIFAASICYICGGNHDGVVDIWNQIESGKNSIHVLADNVIKMAALAASSHSGSKNEALARSVALLAEVFVDAGHLEKAMRCLSLPGVSDSSHIADLRARIQGCVAPQPAPKQPVQTKVPAVSNVVHTAPKPVAVQPSAPRDVGTAPGAVAGAVNPGMPIPWPLPTATQQMQSKTKSTQESNRLVIASATENNGEQMPHSDLELVNNTLWSLIPQGDTSRMAEENRKHVDGLILLLRNAQLSGEANSLLVSMCRAIQAGDRVNSNIVLSTIISKLWNNTNKNWIMCLKRIVPK from the coding sequence ATGAAAGGTTTGGGAGTTTTTTCACCGTCTAGCGCAACTTCACGCTACGTTTTGGTGGCCTCCGGAATTTGTGAGACATCCGGAAATGGTACTCCTAAATCTGAATGCAATGATGTATCACTTAGTTTGCTTGAATTCAATATAACCGAAAGGGCAGCACAATCCACAGACCCGTTCACACCGTTTGATAACACAGCTAATTATAATAACTTTGGTGGTGATACACCATTTTCCGTACATGGAAATGATTTTGGAAGTTACGTGGGCTCGGTTTCTTCCAATGGGATCGCAGATTTCTCTGTTTTACACTCTTTGCCCTTGTGTGTACCAGAAGGTAACGTAACCACACTCAAGTGGATCGATGACGGGCTTCTAGCCGCAGGTTCCACATTAGGAGACGTTTTTATGCTTGATGGACACTTGATTGTAGATGGCACGGCCCCTGAGGCTCTCTCCACGATCAAAGTTTGCAACGTTGCCATCAGTTGTCTAGGATACAACTCCAAGACTAACATGCTCGGTGTAGCTGGCGTTGATGGTCAAATTTCTGTTTGCAATCTTGTGGACCTTGCGAATCCAAGTGTTATGGATATCAGCtatggtaaatggaaagtTGGACTAGTTACGGGATTGAGCTGGAATAATCGTTTGGGACATATTTTGGCCACATCTGGAGCAGCTCTATCTCCTAATGATTCTAGTGGCTTAGTTGTATGGGATTTAAAGGCTAGAAAGCCGGCATCTAGTTTTAGAGACCCCAACGGTAGGGTCAATCCTATTGCTATAGATTGGGTCCCAGAACAACCCACACAGTTAGTTGTTGGATATGGTGATGATAATGCACCAGCTCTCCAATTGTGGGATTTACGTAACTGTGCAGCCCCTGTGAAAGAAGTAAAGGGACATACCAGGGGACTCACCGACTTGAAATTCTCTCCACACGATTCATCATTGCTGTTGACCAGCGGAAAGGATGACTGTACAAAGTGTTGGAATATGAATTCAGCAAATGGGCCATTTGAACTTGTATCTACCATACAGACCGAGGCTTTGAGTCATCATTGCAGAGTTGAATGGCACCCGCACGTGCCTGGTTTGTTTGTAGCTCAAAGCACtgatggagaaaattcAATTCACCATATTTTCTCAGATTCATTGGCTGAATCTTATGTTCCTGTGTGGgtaaagaggaagaggGGTGTAATTTCTGGTTTTGCTGGAAGTATTTCGACCTGGGCTTCTACCGGAGATATTCAGTGCTATACATTGGGAGCTCaatttgatgatgaaacgtctgaaattttggataattCCTTAAATGTGTTGCAGGAATTACAGGATCCATCAGCCTTTCAAGATGTATGTAGGGAGAAGATCGATGAGTCATCTTCTGAATTTGATTCATTAACATGGAGTGTTTTGCAAGCTTTGTACAATAATGATATGCCTTCATTAATCTCACTTCTTGGGTATGAAACTTCAGTTCATCAAGAGGAGGAAGTTACGGAATCCgaagaagatgaacaagaggCCACTGCAGATGATGACGATGTAGAGGAATTTTTCAATTCACTAACTGTTAAGCAAGAAGAGGCGCAAGTTGAACTGGAGCCTCAACCCGCCCCAAAAGATACATCAGTAACTTGGGGTTCTGATGAATTGAAGAAAAGTTTGGTTGTTGGAAATTATAAGGAAGCAGCAGAGGCATGTCTACGCGATGGAAAAATCACAGAAGCACTTTTGTTGGCATATGTAGGTGGTCCAGATCTTTGCTACCatattacaaattcaaTTGTAGACAAGAGCAATGACCCATTTGTCCGAacgatatttttaataatgCAGGGTGATATCCTAAACTTGGTAGAAAATTCTGACCTGAGTGCTTGGAAAGAAACATTGTGCTATTTATGTACTTATTCAAACACGTTGCCTAATTTTAAGGAATTGTGCAATGCTCTTGGGGATCGTCTATCTCAATCAAAGGATAAAAATCATATATTTGCTGCATCAATTTGCTATATTTGTGGTGGAAATCACGATGGTGTTGTAGATATCTGGAATCAGATTGAATCTGGAAAAAATTCTATACATGTATTGGCAGACAATGTAATTAAGATGGCAGCACTAGCCGCATCCAGCCATTCAGGATCTAAAAACGAGGCGTTGGCCAGATCAGTTGCACTATTGGCTGAGGTGTTTGTGGACGCTGgacatttggaaaaggcaATGCGGTGTTTGTCTCTACCTGGGGTTTCAGATTCATCCCATATTGCAGATTTAAGGGCTCGCATACAGGGATGTGTAGCCCCCCAACCCGCTCCAAAACAACCAGTACAGACTAAGGTACCAGCAGTTTCTAATGTGGTGCATACGGCACCTAAACCCGTTGCTGTACAACCTTCTGCCCCAAGGGATGTTGGTACAGCTCCTGGTGCTGTAGCTGGGGCAGTAAATCCGGGAATGCCAATTCCATGGCCACTTCCAACTGCAACACAACAAATGCAATCAAAAACAAAGAGTACTCAAGAATCAAATCGCCTAGTCATAGCCTCTGCAACAGAAAATAATGGTGAGCAGATGCCACATTCGGATTTGGAGCTTGTTAATAATACGCTGTGGTCACTTATTCCACAGGGTGACACATCCAGAATGGCTGAAGAGAATCGTAAACATGTAGATGGTCTGATATTGCTTTTGAGAAATGCACAACTCTCAGGCGAAGCAAACTCTTTGCTAGTATCCATGTGCAGAGCTATTCAAGCTGGCGATAGAGTGAACTCAAACATTGTTCTTTCCACTATAATCTCGAAATTGTGGAATAatacaaacaaaaattggaTAATGTGCCTAAAACGCATTGTACCAAAATAA